CGCTGAGCCGCTAAATACCAGTCCGATGATTTTGCCATAGTGTTCGTGTAGCCACATGTTCAGCGAGTTATCCAGCCAGGCAAATGGAATCAGGATACCTACGGCAACTACCGAGCCAGGAATGGCATATCCCATCGCGGCGATACGTGTGAAAAATCGTGCGCTTGGTGAATTGTTGAGCCTAACCCCGTAGCTCAGTAGTACGGCTAGCCCTACCGCGATTAAAGCGGCAACGGTCGCAAGGCTCAAGCTATTCATGGCAAAGCCAATAAACCGCGTGCCGAAAAGGCTATCGCCCGTTTTAATGGCCATATTGAGCAAAATGCCGCTGGGTAGTAAAAAGCCAATAACAATGGGAAGCAAACACGCCAGGGTAGCGCCGAGTGCATGCCAGCCCCGCAGCTGATATTCCGGTAATTGCTGATAGCGGTTAGTGGTATGGAAGTAGCGCCGTTTACCCCGCGAATAGCGTTCTAGAAGAACCAATACAATGACGAAGGTCAGTAGGCAGGCTGCTAGCTGAGCAGCCGCTACGGGTTCTCCTAAGCCAAACCATGTGCGATAGATACCCGTGGTAAACGTATCTACACCAAAAAACTGCACCGCGCCAAATTCGTTAAGCGTCTCCATTAGTACCAGTGAAACGCCGCCGACTAACGCCGGGCGGGCGAGCGGTAGCGCCACGCTAGCAAATAAGCGCCAGGGGCCACGCCCCAGGGTACGGCCAACATCTAATACACATACTGACTGCTCGAGGAATGACGCTCGGGCTAGCAGGTACACATACGGGTAAAGCACAAAAGTGATTAGGGTTGCCGCGCCGCCTAAAGAGCGCACATTGGGGAAGTAGTAATCGCCCACTCGCCAGTCAAGCCATTCGCGCAACATGCTTTGTAGCGGTCCTGCTACTTGGAAAAAGTCCGTATAGGCGTAGGCAATGACATAAGTCGGTACTGCCAGGGGTAACAGCAGTGCCCATTCAAATATGCGCTTGCCAGGGAAGCGGCACATAACGACCAGCCACGCGGTCCCAGCCCCCACAATCAGAGTGCCAATGCCTACCCATAGCACCAGCCAGAACGTATTAGAGAGATAACGTGGTAACACGGTGCTTGCAAGGTGCTGCCAAACGCCTTCCGTCGGCACAAAAATATGGCTAAGAACCACAATAATAGGAAGCGCGACAACGAGGGCAATCAAAAACAGGGCGATTGACCAAGGGTTAAGCGACAGCGAAAGGCGTGAGGCAAAACCTGAAAGCAGGGCCGATGGTGAGCGGCGAGCTGGCGTAGACACGTCGTTGTCTCCTTGGATGAGGGGCAGCTTGGCTCGTCAATGCGAAAAAATAGCAGCTGCAAATAGTATCACTTGCGTTAGGCTGCTGCAGCCAACATTGCGGCTATCAAAAAAATCCCCCCGCAATGCGGGGGGAAGTCGTGCGTTTAGCGTCAGCGGATAGGTGTCACTGATAGCCCACCATCAAACTTGGTAGTCCCGTAATCAAGCTGGGGAAAAGCGCCATCAGTATGCAGGCGAAAATGATAATGGCCACAAATGGCACGACGGCTTTATATAAATCAACAATCTCGACCCCCGGTGGCGCCACTCCTTTCAGATAGAACAGCGCATAGCCAAAGGGCGGCGTTAAGAAGGAGGTTTGCAGTACTACCGCCACCATGACGACGAACCACAGTATGTCCACGCCCATCTGCGAGATAATTGGCAGCATAATAGGGAAGCTAAGCAGCACAATGCCGGTCCAATCGAGGAACATTCCGAGGATAAATACCAGGAACAACATTAGTAGCAGGGCACCGACAGTACCGCCTGGAACCGCTAGCACGAAGTCGCTGATTACGGTCATTCCACCGCCAATCGAGAATACCCCGGTAAACGCCGTCGCCCCGACAAGCACTAACATGACCATCGTTGTGGTTTTGCCAGCTTCAATCAGCGTGTTGTAACAGGTTGATAGCTTGCGGTCGCCGAAGATCAAAAAAAGCAGGAAGGCGATAAACACACCAATAGCAGATGCTTCAGTGGCCGTTGCTACTCCGGTAAACAGTGCCCCCAGTACGCCGAGAATTAACGACATTGGCGGAACAACATACTTGCCCAGCATGATCAGAAGTTGTTTTGTGCTGACTTCAGCGCGCTCTTCTGCCGGTACTTTAGGGCCGTAGCTAGGTTTGAGCCAGCAGATCACCAGCACGTAGAGGGCATACATCATCCCCAACATCAGGCCGGGTACTAATGCACCAGCAAAGAGTGCGCCCACCGAGACCGGCGAGTAGCTCGCCATCAAAATCAACATAATGCTGGGGGGAATTAAAATGCCCAAGCAGCCGCTGGCCATGATGACGCCTGCGCTCAACTCTTTGTTATAGCCATATTTCAGCATCGGCACTAGGGCAATCATACCCATAACGGCAATAGACGCGCCGACAATACCGGTGGTAGCTGCAAGTAAGACAGATACAACAACCACGGTAAGCGCTAATCCACCGCGGAGGTTCGCCAGCAGCAACCGCATGGCATCAAACATTTTTTCGGTGACGCCTGAGTCGTTAAGGAAGCGCGCCATCAGAATAAACAGTGGTATAGCCACTAGTACGTAGTTGTCCATAGCGTTGCCATAGACGTTGTTAATGATGATACCCAGGGTGTTAATGCCAGGCCCTAAATAAGCACCGATGACTGCCATGCCACCCAATACAAAAGCAAGCGGATGACCCATAAACAGGCCAACTAAAAGTCCGCCAAACATCACCAGCGTCAGTAGTTCTGCACTCATGCGGATTTCTCCTCACGCAGTTGCATAATGGCGCGCAGAACGATAGCAACCGCCTGCAACAGAATAAGCACTGCAGCGACTACGATAACGCCTTTCACCGGATACACAGGGATTGAGACCATGCCGTAGGTCGTTTCGCCACGACTGAACGAGCGCTCAAAAAAACGCCATCCGTAAGTCAATAACAGCCAAATGAAAGGCACAAAGAAGATCAAGTAGCCGAGCAGGTCTAGTACGGCCTGCTTTTTACGTGATAGCAGGCGTTTAATAACGTCGACTTCCACATGGGCATGGTGGCGTAATCCATAGGCGGCCATCAGCATAAAGTGGGCGCCAAACAACATTTTGGTGACATCAAATGCCCAGTCGCTAGGGCGGCCAAAGAAGAAGCGCGACACGATGTCGTAAAGCACTATAAGAGTAATGATGGCAATTAACGGTGCGATGATGCGGCCCAGCAGCTCGTTAATTGCATCGATCGCCTTGGCAATCGCATTCATGGAAGGTCTCCGCAGCTAAGCACCAACCGCCCCAGCAGCGCTGGGGCGGCACTTAAACGCCTTATAGGCAGGCTTCGATCTCTTCCAGTGAGGGCAGGTTATCCATAGTGCGGCTCATGTTGAATGGCGCGGTAACATCACGCCATGCCGCATAGTCTTCTAGGTAGGTAATCATGGAGTGATATACTTTTGCATGATCCGGGTGTTCACAAGCACCGCGAACGATCACCTCGTTGGTGATTTCCTGAATGCGCGCCAGGTCTTCCTCGGAGAACTGGTTAATGGTGACCCCTGCATCAATAAACTTGCGTGTGGCATCGGTGGATTCACGCTCCGACCACGAGAGTGACCATGCCATGGTGGCTTCGGCGGCAGTTCTTAGCTTCGCCTGAGTCTCTTCAGACAGAGCGTCCCAAGAATCTTTGTTGATCATAACGCCGAAAACGCTCGCCGACTGGTGCCAGCCAGGCGTCGCCCAGTAATCAGCAACTTCAGCAAAACCTGCGTTAAAATCAACACCTGGGGTAGAGAATTCACCTGCGTCGATCACGCCGCGCTCAATCGCCTGATACACTTCGCCACCCGCCAATGTAACCTGGGAGCCCCCTAGCTCTTCAAGTACTCGGCCCTGGTCACGACCCGATAGACGTAAGCGCTTGCCTTCAAGGTCGGCGAGGCTTTCAATCGGCGTGCGACCCATGAAGCCAGATTCGTTATTGGTGATACCGTAAGGCAAATACACCATGTTGTATTGGCCATAGATTTCTTGATAGAGCTCAAAACCGCCCCATTGTTGAATCCAGTTCAAGTAATCCACGCCGTTAAACAGGCTGGTAGTGGTGGCCAGTGGAGAGAATGCCGGGTTTAAACCTGCCCAGTAGCCTGGCCAATCGCCAGAAGCTTGGATGGCACCGGTTTCGGTAGCGTCGAACACTTCAGTGCCAGGCATTAACGTGCCACCTGCCCGGAAGTTAATTTGTACTTCGTCACCTGCGAGTTGGTTTACAAGGTCTGCCCAGTGCTGATCAATCTTAATCAGGTCAAGGTTCTCGGGCCAGGTAGTGGTCATTGTCCACTGTTCTTGCGCTTGGGCGGTAGAGGTGAGTGCGGCGAAAGCGACACCAGCGGCGAGGCTGGTTAGTGCGAATTTAGTCATCTTTTTCATTGTATGTTTCCTGGTACTTTGGCGGTTGGCGTTATTAGTGTTCATTACCTGAAAGCAGGAAAGTGCAGCGAGCATGGCTTACGTTTACGTAAAGTAAATACCGCTAGGCTGCATCGCTAAGCTAGCACACTCCACCCGCTGCAGCGCAATATCAGTAACTCAAGGAATTTAACGTCATAAACGAAGCTTTTTTTTTAAATTAAGGTCATTGAAAACAATTGTTTGTATATTTTTTAGTCATTTTTTTAACCATATGGTTAGTTCTAAAACCGTTGAAAAACACGTTATTCTACAACCAAAGTTGTAAGTAAAAGACATTCTCAGGAGACGCTATGCGAGCAGGCTGTCGCGTTGACAAACCTAACGCTGTCATTAAGCAAGCATCGGCCTTGGGGCACCATGCCACCCGCTTGCAGCGTCGCCGCTGGCGGGCGCTGGTATGGCTATATGGGCCGACCGATAAGGCTCGCCAACAGGCGCAACGGTTATGGGAAGCGCGAATGTGGCAGGCGCCGCTGTGGGTGGGGGCTGAGCATGAGACGCCGGTGGCGCCGTGTTTACCAGCCCGTAAAGCTCGCACACGGCTAGGGGCGGAACATCAGCTAATCGTCGTAGACGCCAGTGGTAGCCAGGGATTAGACCCAGATGCCCTGGGCGCATTAGCGGGTACCGTGAGCGCGGGTGGGTTCTTGGTGGTCATCACGCCAGACAACTGGGGCGAACAGCCTGATCCTGATTATGCCCGCTTTACCGATCACCCCTGGTGTTGGGAATCACTGAGCGCCCACTACCTTGAACGTTTGGCATCGCTGCTTACGGGTGAGAGCACTATTGTTCATTGGCAGGTGGGTAGCAGGCTTGCGCTGCCTAGGCTGCCTGTTCGAGACTCGCGTGCAACTCCCGTTGACGACGCCGACTGTCTGACTGCCGACCAAGCTCGTGCGGTGAATGCACTAGTGAGACTAAAGCGTCGCCGACCACTGGTTATAACTGCGGACCGTGGGCGAGGTAAAAGCGCGGCGCTGGGGATTGCCTGTGCCCGCCTGCTACAAAAAAGCGTTACGCAATTGGTGGTGACCGCACCCCGACTTAGTTCAGTGGAAAGCCTGTTTGCGCGAGTGGTAGCGCTATGCCCAGAAGGCCAACGGCTCAGCCCGTCGCGCTTTCAACTACCGAGTGGTAGCTCGCTGTGTTTTCTTCCACCTGATGCGCTAAACGCGCAGGTTCACCAAGCAACACTCGGCGGTAGCGGCAGCTATTTACTTGTCGACGAGGCTGCGGCGATTCCTGCGGCAATGTTAGCTCAGTGGCTTGCTGCATTCCCTCGTATCGCGTTTGCAACCACCGTACATGGCTATGAAGGTTCAGGGCGCGGTTTTGCACTGCGCTTTCGCGAGGTGCTCAATCGAAAAGCACCCCAGTGGCGCGAGCTCCATCTAGATTCTCCTATTCGCTGGTCAGCGGGTGATCCCTTAGAAGCAACTATTCAAACGCTGCTACTGCTCAACGCTCCGTTACCCGAGGCACACGCCCGTACTTACTGTCAGACCGCCTCTATAGCGCTTACTCAGGCGCAGTTAGCCAAGCAGCCTGAGTTGTTAGAGAAACTGTTCGGCTTGCTGGTGCAGTCCCACTATCGCACCACGCCTAGCGACTTACGCCAACTGCTGGATGGCCCTGGCACCTCCATTCGCACAATTATCGCAGCTGAAGAGCCCCAGGCCGTCCTGGTGACTCGGGAAGAGGGCGGCTTTAATGCCGCACTTGCTGAACAAGTGGCTCGTGGTGAGCGACGCCCTCAAGGGCATCTGCTGGCCCAGTCGTTGGCAGCACACAGCGGTAGCCGTGAGGCGTTAACGTCCCGCTGGCGTCGGGTAGCGCGCATTGCCGCTCACCCAGAGCGGCGGCGTGAAGGGTTAGGGCGTCGGTTGTTAGAAGACGATATAGCCAATGCTGACCAGCAGGGCGTGGCGCTGTACGGGGCTACCTTTGGTGCCGAAGCATCGCTGCTGCGTTTTTGGCTGGCGCTTGGGTTTGTGCCTGTTCGCTTAGGCATCACTCGGGAAGCGGCTACCGGCGAGTATGCCATTATGGTGGCGCGTGCGCTTTCCAGCGAAGGGCAAGCAGTGCTGGCATCGCTGCGTGATTCATTTGCGGTCTCGTTGATAACACTACTGGCTTTTGAGTTAGCAGCACTGCCAGCATCGATCGTCGCGTTACTGCTGCCGTCGATACCTCGTTTAGCGCTTAGCGCGGCTGAGGTTCAAACGATAGAAGATGTAGCTTACGCTCATCGTGACCCTGCGTTGGCAAGGACGGCGCTTCAGGCGCTGGCCAGAGAGGCTAGCCACTGGCCGCTAGGGCAAGACGTGCAGATTGCACACCAGCAGTTGATCGCCTGGGCCTTCCAAAACCAACCGTTAGCGAAAGCGCATGGTGAGACGGTGCGCCTGATTCGACGTGCGACTCAGCAAATTATTGAGCAGCGCACGCTTTTCCCCAGTAGCTCAGGCGGGTAAAGTAAGCAGGTTATCGATAATGAAGAGTTTCCATGAACGCACATCTAGAAGCCCTCGCGCCACGTTTAGTGTGGCAGCACTTTCGCACACTGTGTAATACGCCACGTCCCTCTGGTCATGAAGCTGCGCTGGTGGCTACGTTGGAGGCCTGGGCTGATTCCCAGGGACTTTCCCACGACCGTGATGACTTTGGCAATCTGCGCATTCGTAAGCCAGCTACGCCTGGCTGTGAAAGCGCGCCAGGCATCGTGCTGCAGGGCCATCTAGATATGGTGGCGCAAGCTAACGCAGGCCATGACCATGATTTCACCAGCGACCCTATTCAGACATATGAAAAAGAGGGTTGGCTATTTGCTGATGGCACCACGCTAGGTGCTGATAATGGCCTTGGTGTCGCCGCTATTCTGGCAGTGCTAGAAGATCCTGAGCTTACTCACGGCCCCTTGGAAGCGCTGTTTACGCTAGAGGAAGAGACCTCTATGGGGGGCGCGCTCAATCTCGCCGAGAACTGGCTGGAAGGGTCATTGCTGCTAAATTTAGACAGCGAAGATCGCGGCCAAGTGTATATCGGCTGCGCGGGCGGCGCTGATGTGGTGGTGAATGCACAGCTTCCCATCACGGCTATGCAAGACAATGAGCAGGTGATTTCGCTGGCGCTGACGGGGCTTAAAGGCGGCCACTCGGGGATGGATATTGATAAGCCCCTGGGCAACGCGAATCGCTTGCTAGTCCGCGTTCTGTGGGCACTGGAAGCCTTTGATGCGCGGTTAATTAGCTACCATGGTGGCACGCTGCGTAATGCCATCCCCCGCGAGGCGTTTGCGCAAATTGCCCTGCCTGCTGATGAGGTTGACGCTGCGCTGGCGATGGTTGAAACGCTTGCCCATACGCTGAAAGCCGAATTGGGCAGTGGCGATAGCAATATGGTGCTTAAAGCTGAGCGTGTGGAGCTGGTTGACGCTGAGCCTCTGACCCGAGATGGCAGTGCGATGCTGCTGGCTGCGCTGCATGCGGCACCCTGTGGGGTCGAACGCATGAGTGCTGATGTGCCGGGGGTAGTGGAAACCTCGAACAATTTGGGCGTATTAAACGTGGAAAGCGGACGTTTCCATCTTTGTGCGTTGGTGCGCTCACTGCATGACAGTGCCACTGATGCGATGGCGGGACGCTTTCAGGCGTTATTTGGCCTGATGGGCGCCAGAGTGAAAGTGGAGAACGGCTACCCAGGTTGGGTTCCCAATCCGCAAAGCCCGTTGCTTGCTACCTTTAACGCCCGGCATGCCGCCTTAATGGGCCGTGAACCCGAGGTTAAAGTGATTCATGCAGGCCTTGAATGCGGCATCTTAGGTAGCAAATACCCGCATTTAGACATGATTTCGTTTGGCCCGCTGATTCGTGGCGCGCATTCTCCAGACGAGCGAGTGGAAATTGAGTCGGTGGCCGAGTTCTGGGAGATGTTGCGCGACTTCATCGAAACGCTGGCGAACTCTCGTTAGACAAATCGCCATAAAAAAAACGGCACCGCTATGGTGCCGTTTTTGATAGTGCTTACCTCAGATTAACGAGGTAAACATCGCGTTATTTGCTCAGGTAAGCGTTGAGCATCCACACGGTTTTTTCCTGCTCGCGAATATAATCACCGGCTTGAGCAGCGGTGCCTTCATCGTCAGCATCCGATGCAATTGCCAGCAGTTCCCGCTGTAATTCGATCAGTGTTTGGTAACCTGTGAGTACGCCTTTCACGCAGGTTTGACCATCATGAACGTCTTTATCTTCCTCAATACGCGAAATTTTCACATAATCGCTATACGCATGAATGGGCTTGTGGCCTAACGTCAAAATACGCTCCGCCACTTCGTCTACTTTGGTGAGCAAGTCTGTATAGAATTCTTCAAATTTCGCATGTAGCTCAAAGAAGTCGCTACCTCGGACATTCCAGTGGTAGCCACGAACGTTCATATAGAAGATCTGATAATTGGCCAGCAGGTGATTAAGTTTCTCAGCTAGTTGGCTTGCGCTACCTTCGTGTAAGCCAATGCTATTCGTATCACTCATATAGTGCTCCTCCATGGTTGGAACCGCTCTGAAACAGTACGGCCATCAAATCGTTTGATTTAGCTTAAGTCGCTTAGCGAACGTTGCAAAACAAGTTTTCTGCATCGCTGCAATAGCGTCATAACATGACCTTGGCGGTGAGCTGGCGACGGCTGACTCATCGCTTACGCAACGAGTACAGCACTGATATGCCTCTGCGTGTGCGTCTAGTAAGAAAGATGTAGGCGACTATCCTGTTTTTCAAGGGGTGGCGTTTCGTCAAGAGCGGCTAGCTGTCCCGCTTACCGAGCTAGCCAAAGCCTTGCGATACTCTCACAGCGATCGGCGAGTAGCTCAGCGGTACGTGGTAGAGCGTCCTCAAGTGTCATCGGGCCATCGGCAAGGGCAAACGCTGCGGTAACGCCTTCTTCTAGACAGGCCTGCCATCCATCACCCAGGCTGCCAGCCAGCACAATGACGGGCTTGCCGTAGCGTTTGGCCGCACGAGCAACGCCAATAGGCGTTTTACCCGAAAGGCTTTGACCATCTAGGCGACCTTCTCCGGTAATTACTACGTCAACGTCAGGAAGCAGGTTGGGTAGCTTGGCCTGCTGCATAATCATCTCAATGCCCGGCGTAAGGGTTGCGTTAAGAAAGCTGCGAGCGGCAAATCCCATACCGCCCGCAGCTCCTGCGCCTGCTAATTCTCTTTCATCGCGCCCCAATGCCTGGGCGCTCTGCTCGGCAAAATGACCAATCGCTTGGTCAAGTGTGGCGACATCGTCAGGTGATGCTCCTTTTTGCGGGCCAAAGACTGCACTCGCCCCACGCGATCCTAGCAGTGGGTTATCGACATCCACGGCAGCTTCAACTTCTAAGCTGTCTAAACGTGGGTCGAGCGTGGAAAGGTCGAGCGTTGCAAGCTGTTGGAGCGCAGCACCACCGGGAGGAAGCGAGTCGCCGTTATGATCTAATAGTTTTACTCCCAGTGCTTGGAGCATCCCTGCCCCTGCATCATTGGTAGCGCTGCCACCTAAAAAAAGCAGTGCTTTCGTGGCACCAGCGTCCAGCGCTGCAAGAAATAATTCTCCGACACCGTAAGTGGTGGTATGCAGGGCATTACGCTGATCAGGGGTTAGGTGCTGCAACCCGCTGGCTTCTGCCAATTCGATAAACGCGGTACGCTGCTCGCTAAGCCAGCCCCAGGATGCTTGACGCGGCCGCCCCAGGGCATCTTGTACCGTTAGTTGACGGCGTTCGGCGTTGGTGGCTGCAATAAGCGCGTCCAAGCTGCCCTCGCCGCCATCCGCAAGCGGGCAAAGGTGAATTGTGGCGGTTGGCGCAGCACGCTGAATACCATTGGCCATGGCGTTTGCCGCTTGTTCAGCACTCACAGCATCTTTAAAACTATCGGGGCAAAGC
This genomic window from Halomonas sp. TD01 contains:
- a CDS encoding glycerate kinase; the protein is MNVLLCPDSFKDAVSAEQAANAMANGIQRAAPTATIHLCPLADGGEGSLDALIAATNAERRQLTVQDALGRPRQASWGWLSEQRTAFIELAEASGLQHLTPDQRNALHTTTYGVGELFLAALDAGATKALLFLGGSATNDAGAGMLQALGVKLLDHNGDSLPPGGAALQQLATLDLSTLDPRLDSLEVEAAVDVDNPLLGSRGASAVFGPQKGASPDDVATLDQAIGHFAEQSAQALGRDERELAGAGAAGGMGFAARSFLNATLTPGIEMIMQQAKLPNLLPDVDVVITGEGRLDGQSLSGKTPIGVARAAKRYGKPVIVLAGSLGDGWQACLEEGVTAAFALADGPMTLEDALPRTAELLADRCESIARLWLAR
- a CDS encoding aminoacyl-histidine dipeptidase yields the protein MNAHLEALAPRLVWQHFRTLCNTPRPSGHEAALVATLEAWADSQGLSHDRDDFGNLRIRKPATPGCESAPGIVLQGHLDMVAQANAGHDHDFTSDPIQTYEKEGWLFADGTTLGADNGLGVAAILAVLEDPELTHGPLEALFTLEEETSMGGALNLAENWLEGSLLLNLDSEDRGQVYIGCAGGADVVVNAQLPITAMQDNEQVISLALTGLKGGHSGMDIDKPLGNANRLLVRVLWALEAFDARLISYHGGTLRNAIPREAFAQIALPADEVDAALAMVETLAHTLKAELGSGDSNMVLKAERVELVDAEPLTRDGSAMLLAALHAAPCGVERMSADVPGVVETSNNLGVLNVESGRFHLCALVRSLHDSATDAMAGRFQALFGLMGARVKVENGYPGWVPNPQSPLLATFNARHAALMGREPEVKVIHAGLECGILGSKYPHLDMISFGPLIRGAHSPDERVEIESVAEFWEMLRDFIETLANSR
- a CDS encoding TRAP transporter large permease, with amino-acid sequence MSAELLTLVMFGGLLVGLFMGHPLAFVLGGMAVIGAYLGPGINTLGIIINNVYGNAMDNYVLVAIPLFILMARFLNDSGVTEKMFDAMRLLLANLRGGLALTVVVVSVLLAATTGIVGASIAVMGMIALVPMLKYGYNKELSAGVIMASGCLGILIPPSIMLILMASYSPVSVGALFAGALVPGLMLGMMYALYVLVICWLKPSYGPKVPAEERAEVSTKQLLIMLGKYVVPPMSLILGVLGALFTGVATATEASAIGVFIAFLLFLIFGDRKLSTCYNTLIEAGKTTTMVMLVLVGATAFTGVFSIGGGMTVISDFVLAVPGGTVGALLLMLFLVFILGMFLDWTGIVLLSFPIMLPIISQMGVDILWFVVMVAVVLQTSFLTPPFGYALFYLKGVAPPGVEIVDLYKAVVPFVAIIIFACILMALFPSLITGLPSLMVGYQ
- the dctP gene encoding TRAP transporter substrate-binding protein DctP; protein product: MKKMTKFALTSLAAGVAFAALTSTAQAQEQWTMTTTWPENLDLIKIDQHWADLVNQLAGDEVQINFRAGGTLMPGTEVFDATETGAIQASGDWPGYWAGLNPAFSPLATTTSLFNGVDYLNWIQQWGGFELYQEIYGQYNMVYLPYGITNNESGFMGRTPIESLADLEGKRLRLSGRDQGRVLEELGGSQVTLAGGEVYQAIERGVIDAGEFSTPGVDFNAGFAEVADYWATPGWHQSASVFGVMINKDSWDALSEETQAKLRTAAEATMAWSLSWSERESTDATRKFIDAGVTINQFSEEDLARIQEITNEVIVRGACEHPDHAKVYHSMITYLEDYAAWRDVTAPFNMSRTMDNLPSLEEIEACL
- a CDS encoding ABC transporter permease, which encodes MSTPARRSPSALLSGFASRLSLSLNPWSIALFLIALVVALPIIVVLSHIFVPTEGVWQHLASTVLPRYLSNTFWLVLWVGIGTLIVGAGTAWLVVMCRFPGKRIFEWALLLPLAVPTYVIAYAYTDFFQVAGPLQSMLREWLDWRVGDYYFPNVRSLGGAATLITFVLYPYVYLLARASFLEQSVCVLDVGRTLGRGPWRLFASVALPLARPALVGGVSLVLMETLNEFGAVQFFGVDTFTTGIYRTWFGLGEPVAAAQLAACLLTFVIVLVLLERYSRGKRRYFHTTNRYQQLPEYQLRGWHALGATLACLLPIVIGFLLPSGILLNMAIKTGDSLFGTRFIGFAMNSLSLATVAALIAVGLAVLLSYGVRLNNSPSARFFTRIAAMGYAIPGSVVAVGILIPFAWLDNSLNMWLHEHYGKIIGLVFSGSAFILIYAYVVRFLAVSFNAVEASLGKVTPSMDAASRTLGQTAGGTLRRIHTPLMRSSLLAAGILVFVDVMKELPATIILRPFNFDTLAVRAHSLASDERLAEASTASLTIVVVGILPVILLSLAMRRARPGSQAE
- a CDS encoding Dps family protein, whose translation is MSDTNSIGLHEGSASQLAEKLNHLLANYQIFYMNVRGYHWNVRGSDFFELHAKFEEFYTDLLTKVDEVAERILTLGHKPIHAYSDYVKISRIEEDKDVHDGQTCVKGVLTGYQTLIELQRELLAIASDADDEGTAAQAGDYIREQEKTVWMLNAYLSK
- a CDS encoding GNAT family N-acetyltransferase, yielding MRAGCRVDKPNAVIKQASALGHHATRLQRRRWRALVWLYGPTDKARQQAQRLWEARMWQAPLWVGAEHETPVAPCLPARKARTRLGAEHQLIVVDASGSQGLDPDALGALAGTVSAGGFLVVITPDNWGEQPDPDYARFTDHPWCWESLSAHYLERLASLLTGESTIVHWQVGSRLALPRLPVRDSRATPVDDADCLTADQARAVNALVRLKRRRPLVITADRGRGKSAALGIACARLLQKSVTQLVVTAPRLSSVESLFARVVALCPEGQRLSPSRFQLPSGSSLCFLPPDALNAQVHQATLGGSGSYLLVDEAAAIPAAMLAQWLAAFPRIAFATTVHGYEGSGRGFALRFREVLNRKAPQWRELHLDSPIRWSAGDPLEATIQTLLLLNAPLPEAHARTYCQTASIALTQAQLAKQPELLEKLFGLLVQSHYRTTPSDLRQLLDGPGTSIRTIIAAEEPQAVLVTREEGGFNAALAEQVARGERRPQGHLLAQSLAAHSGSREALTSRWRRVARIAAHPERRREGLGRRLLEDDIANADQQGVALYGATFGAEASLLRFWLALGFVPVRLGITREAATGEYAIMVARALSSEGQAVLASLRDSFAVSLITLLAFELAALPASIVALLLPSIPRLALSAAEVQTIEDVAYAHRDPALARTALQALAREASHWPLGQDVQIAHQQLIAWAFQNQPLAKAHGETVRLIRRATQQIIEQRTLFPSSSGG
- a CDS encoding TRAP transporter small permease subunit, translating into MNAIAKAIDAINELLGRIIAPLIAIITLIVLYDIVSRFFFGRPSDWAFDVTKMLFGAHFMLMAAYGLRHHAHVEVDVIKRLLSRKKQAVLDLLGYLIFFVPFIWLLLTYGWRFFERSFSRGETTYGMVSIPVYPVKGVIVVAAVLILLQAVAIVLRAIMQLREEKSA